In a genomic window of [Empedobacter] haloabium:
- a CDS encoding IS3 family transposase: protein MKYAVIEEHSKRHSVRSLCRVLDVKYSTYYAFRRRPSSMRSREDLALRQHIRSLHDSHRHALGAVKTWRLLNASGVVCGKHRVARLRKIEAIEAKRKTKFRVMKAHQHTEPPAPDLLKRAFTVTAPNKVWVSDITTIHTSEGWLHLAIVLDLFARRIVGWAMNQCQDASLPIAALRMAYAQRRPEPGLICHTDQGSVYGSKLYRGVLDERGLRASMSRRGNCHDNAVAESWFSTLKNELTRHTMYPTRANAIAEISSFIELYYNQRRPHQTLRYLSPMEVEKKYLTPN, encoded by the coding sequence ATGAAGTACGCCGTGATCGAGGAACATTCAAAGCGCCATTCAGTGCGTTCACTGTGCCGTGTGCTGGATGTGAAGTACAGTACCTATTACGCTTTCCGCCGTCGACCATCGAGTATGCGCAGCCGAGAAGATCTGGCACTGCGTCAGCACATTCGTAGCCTGCACGACTCACATCGTCATGCGCTAGGTGCAGTGAAGACGTGGCGCCTACTCAACGCTAGCGGCGTCGTATGCGGCAAGCATCGTGTGGCACGGCTGCGCAAGATCGAGGCCATTGAGGCTAAGCGTAAGACCAAGTTCCGCGTGATGAAGGCCCATCAGCACACCGAGCCGCCTGCGCCCGACCTGCTCAAGCGAGCTTTCACCGTAACAGCACCGAACAAGGTCTGGGTTAGCGACATCACAACAATCCATACCAGTGAAGGTTGGCTCCATCTAGCCATCGTGCTTGACCTGTTCGCTCGTCGGATAGTTGGGTGGGCCATGAATCAGTGCCAGGACGCCTCGCTGCCCATCGCTGCGCTAAGAATGGCCTATGCACAGCGCAGGCCTGAACCGGGGCTCATCTGCCACACAGATCAGGGCTCGGTATATGGGTCCAAACTATACCGAGGGGTGCTGGACGAACGCGGCCTTAGGGCAAGTATGAGCCGACGAGGTAACTGCCACGACAATGCCGTGGCAGAGAGCTGGTTCTCTACGCTCAAGAATGAACTGACGCGTCACACCATGTATCCAACAAGAGCTAACGCCATCGCCGAGATATCGAGTTTCATCGAGCTGTACTACAATCAGCGGCGCCCTCATCAGACGCTGAGATACCTCAGCCCCATGGAGGTCGAAAAAAAGTACCTGACCCCCAATTGA